aactcagagaagttaaataaaccTGTCCGTACCCCACAGCCGCTAAGTACTGAAGGTGGGGGAGCTGGGAACAGGGGAGTGGGTCATGCCTTGTGTTCGCTTGGAGGGATGTATTTTAGATACGATCACTGAAGCCACTTGGATACACTAAATACACAAGTAGCAAACCTGACTTGAGAACAAGTTGCacgggagagaaaagaaaaatgttagtgTGGAAGTTCTTATTTTCTCAAAGGGGGACACTCAGGGATGAACGTTAATGTAGCTAAATGCGACCCAGTTGTCGTGAACTTTGGGCCCTGAGGCCGCTGGGGGGTGGGAACAGAAGCACCAGGGTTCAGGTAAGTCTCCTGGCAGCCACAGGGCAGCAGGGACTAGATAGAGTCTGAGGCTGTCACAGCAGCTTGGCCAGCAGGCCTGCGTCTCTGAGGGGAGGTGAAGCTCCCTGAGGCAGCACTAAGTGTACACCCACTGATGAGAAGGTGAATGCCAGCTGCCCTTAATGTGCTCTGTGCCAAATATCCTTAAAAGCAGGGAAAACAAAAGAAgggaaactataaagaaaaaagacagagagatgggAGCGGTTGTGATACCCACTGGGGTAGCCACCGGCTCCTCCTTTGAGGATGGCCCTGTGGCCTCACTGTGGTGAGTCAGGTCCGCAGGCTGCCTCAGCTCTCAGTTCCTTCAGGGTCCGCCCTGGGTGCAGAGCTGCCAGGCCTGAGGTTGTGCCCTCCCCTGAGGCCACATTCACTGTCTGAGAGGTGGAGGTCAAAGGCCTGACTACTCTGGCCCCGCCTAGGACATCCTGAAAGACAAAATGCTCCAGAGATCTCCTCAGGGTTGGCCGAGGCTGGCAGGCCTGGCTTACAGTTGTTTCCTCTGCTATTCCTGCTTCTTCACCATTTCCTTTCACAGGCGTGGATCCCTAATCACTATCTTGTATTGATATTCTAACCCTTTTCGACATCTGTTTCTGCAGAACCCAACCTGTGATGTTAGGTTTCATCACTGGCTAACAAGATGTCTCTTGGTACACTGGAACCCAGAGGCAGCCTCTGGCTAGCCAATGATGAGCAGAACAGCCACAGTCTCTGACCTCATGGGGGGTTATCACTTAGTGATGGTGGCAGTGGcagatgttaaatgaaaaaagaaaaaaaaattgtactaagTGCCATTAGGGTCCGTAGAGAAGAAGAAAACCCTATAATATTGACAACCGTTAGTTAGCGTAGGTGTATTGTGTTTTCATGTTAAAATTATGACAATGTGGGCACCTACTCAGAATTCGCTATCAAAATAACACCATAACAAAATTGCTGGTAGAACAAAATCTTGTTAACTTTATTTCATCCTTTCAAATCTGCAGTCTCAGACGACCATTTACTTATAATGTCCTTATCAAAGTAGATCACTGGTAAAATAAAGACTCCGGGATATAGAAGGCAAAGGGAGATTCTAGTTGGGATCTACTGCTTTCCCCTTTCTGGCGGCCACCATTCTCCTAAGAACACCTGTGGTGAACTGCTTCCTGTCCTCCTTTAGGTGCATGGGGTGTTCGTGAGGGTATGTCACCCACATTTGAATGATCGGGAGCAGTATTTCTCCATCCTGGTTTAGGAATGTGCACATAATCTCGGGCTGACCAATAGCTGTGAGCTCCTGGACTTCGCCAGAACTATTAGGCAAGAAGCTCTCAGGCCAGTGGGATCAGAAAGCTGGTAAAACGGAAGTCTTGAGCTTCTGGTGGCCGTCGTTTGGCCTGAGAACGAAGCTGACTGAATCCTTTAAAAGCTGGCTTCagagaaaaacttaaaattacaaTTGACACATCAGATCTGAAAGTTTAAAACAACAGGTCTTACTATTGTCATTTTATGATGTTATGGtgtcatttctgaaaataaatgccCACTCATCTCAGAGTCACcacaatcttttatttttagagtcTAACCTCTTTCCAGGAAGTAGTAGAATGAAGGAGCATTCTTAGTGGTCATTTGATAAAAACTatccattattcttttttttttttttttttttttgcggtacgcgggcctctcactgttgtggcctcttccgttgtggagcacaggctccggacacgcaggctcagcggccacagctcacgggcccagccgctccacggcacgtgggatcctcccagaccggggcacgaacccgcgttccccgcatcggcaggcagactcccaaccactgtgccaccagggaagccctatccattaTTCttgacattaaaaattaaatgcaatgattaaaaaaaaaatgttaccattTATATCATATGTTTAGAATCATGTGGTTTCCAGTGTGAGCAGAATTTAGTCGTGCCTGGAAAGGAACAGAGGGCAGTGGCTGAGAAGCACATGTCCTCATAAGACATACCTAAATAGTATGCTTAGGATGATTCATGCTAAGGATTTAGACAAAATACAGTTCTCCTCAGAGGAAACAATTTTAGCTTCTAAAGGGCATTCACTTCTGTCATCTCGATTCCTGATTTCAGTGGTTGCAGGCTGTGGACCTCTGTGCCGCACTTAGGACAAGCAAAGGACGCATCAAATAAGAAGCTACTCTTCACACAGTAGTAACAGAAAACATGCTCGCAGCCTATGGTGTGAGGCATGGTGGGCCACTCCCCACACAGAGAACACTGTCTGCCGCTGGTGGTCAGCGTGCTGTCACTGCTTGGAGCTCTGGTCAGAGGGATACACCATGAAGAGAGCTTGGCTTTCAACTTCTGGATACTGACAAGTGGTAAGAGGAAAATCAGAAACTCGGCAAAGCTGTGCCAGAGGAGTTCTCTATTCATATACTCAAAGCCTACTTCTCGGACATTTTGGGGCCTGCAAAACACAGAACGGATGCCCAGCAGACGCTCGGTCAAAGTTGCGAACTTGCCCCTTTGGaggaaaatcaagaaattaaTCAACCTGCCCAGCTTCAAAAGTCCAACCACGAGATTCATGCACTGCTTGGCTTTCCTGAAGGATGCTACGTGACGGTTTCGAAACAAATCGTAGCATCGTTCTTCTAACCACTTCCCACCGATTGTACAGACGGCATACCACAGCTTTTGATTTTTGCTCAGTGGCTGGTATCTCAGGTTTGGGGAAAAATCGTTCTTGTACTGAATATTCAAAACTGACTGTCCCACGGTGGCATTTTTAGAGTAGATGGTGAATCTCCATAAGAAAAGCCACAAGAATGCTTTCACCTCTGGTTCAAAGCGGGCTAACAGCCCTGGCTTAAATCCATGAAAGCACTGAGTAAACTGGGACCAAACGAGTTGCTCCAGGGCCTTGTTTAGTTCAAGTGCATCCAACTGGCTTATTCTTAGCACTCTGTCTGTCCGCTTCATATTCTCATCTCTGGAAGCCATGCCTTCTCTAAAGGTCTCTAGGAAAAAGTACAATTAGAAACCATCATCAAACAGTTGCAATCTTGTACTATCTTCTCGACTTACACTTGGAAAACTGTGACATACAAATGACACAGGACACAGAGGAGATGGGCTTTCAGTAGCATCAAAGCAGCACAGTAAACAGTCACTTCTTACTTGgaacttcttcctctttcttctctctctctcctccctctcttctttcctttcttctcctatcttttctttccattctttttttctggcccTCCTAATCAAAGGAATAACAAGTTTTAGCACGTTGCATCTTTTTTCCACAAACTTTCCCCTAGGTAGTCCTCCTGGGTCAGATATTTTAAAGGGAGATGATAAAATCCTGAG
The sequence above is a segment of the Globicephala melas chromosome 17, mGloMel1.2, whole genome shotgun sequence genome. Coding sequences within it:
- the PEX2 gene encoding peroxisome biogenesis factor 2, with product MERKDRRRKERREGGEREKKEEEVPKTFREGMASRDENMKRTDRVLRISQLDALELNKALEQLVWSQFTQCFHGFKPGLLARFEPEVKAFLWLFLWRFTIYSKNATVGQSVLNIQYKNDFSPNLRYQPLSKNQKLWYAVCTIGGKWLEERCYDLFRNRHVASFRKAKQCMNLVVGLLKLGRLINFLIFLQRGKFATLTERLLGIRSVFCRPQNVREVGFEYMNRELLWHSFAEFLIFLLPLVSIQKLKAKLSSWCIPLTRAPSSDSTLTTSGRQCSLCGEWPTMPHTIGCEHVFCYYCVKSSFLFDASFACPKCGTEVHSLQPLKSGIEMTEVNAL